The following proteins come from a genomic window of Nostoc sp. ATCC 53789:
- a CDS encoding class I SAM-dependent methyltransferase has protein sequence MQLRDKIFGCAVYTRSDILDKLFRPKNIPDLSDGDSEERKERLSVRRTIFLHLDGIAIGPTTNALQERGVFFLFEEGKVVPLNLVLKYFPGNIGYLNVALRLMVSQGWMKHQEIEGEIFYTLTRRGSIALGLSSIYKEFVAFLPTLININDYLFGDLTLSLQSKLADGMNFSSLLARAKRQWDLVESTDEDYQYVCCQILHHLNGLLVGPTMVSLAMANVFEQIDPKTHTLDIEQLTGNQKHLLEAFEILALQGWVVIQGRQVQFIRTGLYAISRAYAYGVTVSYLPTFEKVPELLFGNPAILSGRDTDGHETHVNRRVNIWGSGLAHQTYFQKVDAIIRDIFNRPIDEQPKGIVDMGCGDGTFMEHIYHVIQNQTVRGKFLNENPLIMVCADYNQASREATYKRLKDLQSPISVIFGDINDPDDLAKAILAKYGIPSDEFLHVRSFLDHNRPFITPRLGNMGCELSSTGAFVCRGRMITANELLQNLLEHLQRWKPHIGRFGLLVLDLHTIPPALAAANIGYTLATAYDATHGYTDQYPIELNQFIAAAKLTGLTPDLRYQAKFPPNDLATVSLNLFVPMEVGSGELHSD, from the coding sequence ATGCAATTAAGAGACAAGATTTTTGGCTGTGCAGTTTATACCAGAAGCGATATCCTCGACAAATTGTTTAGACCGAAAAATATTCCTGATTTGTCAGATGGAGACAGCGAAGAAAGAAAAGAACGTCTCTCAGTTCGGCGAACAATCTTTCTACATCTGGATGGAATTGCCATAGGCCCAACTACAAATGCTCTACAGGAAAGAGGAGTCTTCTTCTTGTTTGAAGAAGGAAAAGTCGTACCCCTGAATCTAGTTCTGAAATATTTTCCGGGAAATATAGGCTATTTGAATGTTGCTTTGCGGTTAATGGTGTCGCAAGGATGGATGAAGCATCAAGAAATTGAGGGAGAAATCTTTTACACCTTGACTCGCAGAGGTAGCATAGCGTTAGGACTGTCATCAATTTATAAAGAGTTTGTTGCTTTTTTACCTACCCTGATTAATATCAATGACTATCTTTTTGGAGATTTAACTTTGTCGTTACAGTCTAAATTAGCTGACGGCATGAATTTCTCCTCTCTGCTAGCAAGAGCTAAAAGACAGTGGGACTTGGTAGAAAGTACAGATGAAGATTATCAGTATGTGTGTTGTCAGATATTGCACCATCTCAATGGCTTATTGGTAGGCCCAACAATGGTATCTTTAGCAATGGCTAATGTGTTTGAGCAAATCGATCCCAAAACACACACACTTGATATTGAGCAGTTAACAGGTAATCAAAAACATTTACTTGAAGCTTTTGAAATCCTGGCTTTACAGGGCTGGGTTGTAATTCAAGGTCGTCAAGTTCAGTTCATCCGTACAGGCTTATATGCGATTTCTAGAGCCTACGCTTACGGAGTCACGGTTTCTTATTTACCAACATTTGAGAAGGTTCCGGAACTGTTATTTGGCAATCCCGCTATTTTATCGGGACGAGATACTGATGGACATGAAACCCATGTGAATCGTCGAGTAAATATTTGGGGTAGCGGACTAGCTCATCAAACATACTTCCAGAAAGTTGACGCGATTATTAGAGATATCTTTAACCGTCCGATTGACGAACAACCCAAAGGAATTGTAGATATGGGTTGTGGGGATGGTACATTTATGGAGCATATCTATCACGTCATTCAAAATCAGACCGTCAGAGGGAAATTTCTCAATGAGAATCCCTTGATTATGGTCTGTGCTGACTATAATCAAGCCTCTCGGGAAGCTACTTATAAAAGACTCAAGGATTTGCAGTCGCCGATAAGCGTCATCTTTGGTGATATTAACGACCCAGACGACTTGGCAAAAGCAATACTCGCCAAATATGGAATACCATCTGACGAGTTTCTCCATGTCAGATCGTTTTTAGATCACAACCGTCCTTTTATCACTCCCAGACTGGGAAATATGGGCTGTGAATTGAGTTCTACAGGAGCTTTTGTTTGTAGGGGTCGAATGATTACAGCAAATGAACTCTTACAAAATTTATTAGAGCATTTACAGCGTTGGAAACCGCATATCGGGCGATTTGGTTTGTTAGTCCTAGACTTACATACGATTCCGCCAGCCCTAGCAGCAGCGAATATTGGGTATACCTTAGCCACAGCTTATGATGCGACTCATGGTTATACAGATCAATATCCGATTGAACTGAATCAATTCATCGCTGCGGCAAAATTAACTGGATTAACTCCCGATCTCCGCTACCAAGCCAAGTTTCCACCTAATGATTTGGCTACAGTTAGTCTCAATTTATTTGTCCCTATGGAAGTGGGGAGTGGTGAGTTACATTCTGACTAG
- a CDS encoding 2-oxo acid dehydrogenase subunit E2, with protein sequence MYEIILPKFNNNDESYTLLYWLSDIGKPVNKEEAIAVFETSKAAFDLESEAEGILHTLPEAGDECKPGDVIGYLFETEVERQDFLKNSGKKAKTTDDKSLTITKVAQELIDKHGISEENIRKLGKNIIKRPDIEKLINEQSRDEVKGLEISRQQMAIARVVTQSHTQIPKAFLLMKIYGDAATQLLSDYGKKHDIIIGLPELLIKITATLLSEFPFFFGSLIDDNRFMPGEVANVGVTLDLGKGLFIPVIKNVGEISLIDIANKLMDFRLKAMRGQFNEEELNQGNISLSINMDKDSLVTIPIILPSQSCMLSLGGIQEELYLDSEQNVKNRSYINLGLAYDHRVINGREAAQFLTKIKTKIEQPSI encoded by the coding sequence ATGTATGAGATAATTCTGCCAAAATTTAATAATAATGATGAGAGTTATACATTGTTATACTGGTTGTCTGATATAGGTAAGCCAGTAAATAAAGAAGAAGCGATCGCAGTATTTGAAACGTCCAAAGCAGCTTTTGATTTAGAGAGTGAAGCAGAGGGTATTTTGCATACTTTACCTGAAGCTGGTGATGAATGCAAACCTGGAGATGTCATTGGATATTTATTTGAAACTGAAGTAGAAAGACAAGATTTTCTCAAAAACTCAGGAAAGAAAGCAAAGACAACGGATGATAAATCTTTAACTATTACCAAGGTTGCTCAAGAATTAATTGATAAACATGGTATTTCTGAAGAAAATATCAGAAAATTAGGTAAAAATATTATTAAAAGGCCAGATATTGAAAAGTTAATTAACGAACAGAGTCGAGATGAAGTTAAAGGTTTAGAAATATCTCGCCAACAAATGGCGATTGCCCGCGTAGTAACCCAATCGCATACACAAATTCCCAAAGCATTTTTGTTGATGAAAATCTACGGCGATGCTGCAACTCAACTGTTAAGTGACTATGGGAAAAAACATGATATTATTATCGGCTTACCAGAACTATTAATTAAAATCACAGCTACTTTACTATCAGAATTTCCGTTTTTCTTTGGTAGCTTAATTGATGACAATAGATTCATGCCTGGAGAAGTGGCTAATGTCGGAGTTACCCTTGACTTAGGCAAAGGTTTATTTATTCCTGTAATTAAAAATGTCGGTGAAATATCTCTAATAGATATCGCCAATAAATTGATGGACTTCAGATTGAAAGCTATGCGCGGTCAGTTTAATGAAGAAGAATTGAATCAGGGAAATATTTCTCTTTCTATTAATATGGATAAAGATTCTCTGGTAACAATTCCTATAATTTTGCCTTCTCAAAGTTGTATGTTATCTCTTGGAGGAATCCAAGAAGAACTTTATTTAGATTCTGAGCAAAATGTCAAAAATCGTAGTTATATTAATTTAGGACTTGCTTATGACCACAGAGTTATTAATGGTCGAGAAGCTGCTCAGTTTTTAACTAAAATTAAGACTAAAATTGAACAACCAAGTATATAA
- a CDS encoding thiamine pyrophosphate-dependent dehydrogenase E1 component subunit alpha: MKLDTLPPIQETQKLTPISDYDLAIILMIRHFELALLELFSSGKLNGTTHTCLGQEYIPVALKTVLTDSDFILSNHRGHGHYLARFEDPEGLLAEIMGKEGAVCHGVGGSQHIYRKNYLSTGIQGESLPVAAGIALHLRRQGNFGMAVVHIGDGTWGEGGVYEALNISQLWSLPVLVIVENNKIAQSTPTKMQMAGTIAGRVQGFGINYLKVDSIDINEIRTLISPHIQAARTKSLPLVIEFDTNRVGPHSKGDDTRDIQELERIQKWDWYSVYQQQYPEQFERIELKVKTEISSLVRDVESRELVQWKLL; the protein is encoded by the coding sequence ATGAAACTTGATACCCTCCCCCCAATCCAAGAAACTCAAAAACTGACTCCAATTTCAGATTATGACTTAGCAATCATACTGATGATTCGCCACTTTGAATTAGCACTTTTAGAGCTATTTTCTAGTGGTAAATTAAACGGTACAACCCATACTTGCCTTGGTCAAGAATACATCCCTGTAGCACTCAAAACAGTTTTAACTGATAGTGACTTCATCCTCAGCAATCATCGCGGACACGGCCATTACCTCGCAAGATTTGAAGATCCCGAAGGCTTGTTAGCAGAAATTATGGGCAAAGAAGGTGCAGTTTGTCATGGTGTAGGTGGAAGTCAGCACATCTACAGAAAAAATTATTTATCTACAGGAATTCAAGGCGAAAGTTTGCCTGTTGCTGCTGGGATAGCCTTGCATTTACGTCGCCAAGGTAACTTCGGGATGGCTGTAGTTCACATTGGCGATGGTACTTGGGGCGAAGGAGGAGTTTACGAAGCCCTGAATATTTCCCAATTATGGAGTTTACCTGTTTTAGTAATTGTAGAAAACAACAAAATAGCTCAGTCTACTCCTACTAAAATGCAAATGGCAGGCACAATTGCAGGTCGTGTTCAAGGTTTTGGAATTAATTATTTAAAAGTAGATTCAATAGATATTAACGAAATTAGGACGCTGATTAGCCCTCACATTCAAGCCGCTAGAACTAAATCTTTGCCCTTAGTAATTGAATTTGATACTAATCGAGTCGGCCCCCATAGTAAAGGTGACGATACACGAGACATTCAAGAACTAGAAAGAATTCAAAAATGGGATTGGTATTCAGTTTATCAGCAGCAATATCCAGAGCAATTTGAGCGGATAGAACTAAAAGTTAAAACTGAAATAAGTAGTTTGGTTAGAGATGTTGAATCTAGAGAATTAGTACAATGGAAACTACTCTAA
- a CDS encoding thioesterase domain-containing protein, translating to MTATKELNTWIFSPKLNTKAKLRFFCFPYAGGGTSLFRDWVNGLPSDVEVCQVLLPGHDTRIKEKPFSHLITLIETMVPSLLPYLDMPFVFYGHSMGALLCFEAARRLRKQHNLEPKHLFVSGSRAPQTPCFLKPTHHLPDNLFIDEINKRYKAIPKEILNNQEIMQLFLPVLKADFSIIETYEYTPDLPLNCSISAFGGLQDEMVNIEDIAAWEDQTSGKFTLQMIEGGHFFINHKKQEILKAISEQLVETLTI from the coding sequence ATGACTGCTACCAAAGAACTTAACACCTGGATTTTTTCACCAAAACTAAATACAAAAGCTAAACTTCGCTTCTTTTGCTTTCCTTATGCTGGGGGTGGTACTTCATTATTTCGAGATTGGGTTAATGGCTTACCTTCAGATGTAGAAGTATGCCAAGTTCTGCTTCCAGGACACGATACTCGCATCAAAGAAAAGCCATTTTCCCATCTCATTACCTTAATAGAAACAATGGTTCCAAGTTTATTACCCTACCTGGATATGCCATTTGTTTTTTATGGTCATAGCATGGGAGCATTGCTGTGTTTTGAAGCAGCTCGTCGCCTTAGAAAACAACATAATTTAGAACCCAAACATTTATTTGTTTCTGGTAGCCGCGCTCCACAAACTCCATGTTTTCTAAAACCCACACATCATTTACCAGATAACTTATTTATCGATGAAATCAACAAGCGCTACAAAGCCATCCCCAAGGAGATTTTAAATAACCAAGAAATCATGCAGTTATTTTTGCCAGTTCTTAAAGCAGACTTTTCAATTATTGAAACTTACGAATATACTCCTGACTTACCATTAAATTGTTCCATTTCCGCCTTTGGTGGACTGCAAGACGAAATGGTAAATATAGAAGATATTGCTGCATGGGAAGACCAAACATCTGGAAAATTTACCTTGCAGATGATTGAGGGAGGGCATTTTTTCATCAATCATAAAAAACAAGAAATACTGAAAGCTATATCTGAACAACTAGTAGAAACCTTAACAATTTAA
- a CDS encoding transketolase C-terminal domain-containing protein, whose product METTLKRTERVVENLNRGLHHIFAVDPQVFLIGEDILDPYGGAFKVGKGLSSNYPDRVLTTPISEEAIVGIGGGLALCGNKPIIEIMFGDFIALGFDQILNFVSKSVSMYGTKLDLNMIVRCAVGGNRGYGPTHSQSLQKHFVGIPNLYLFELSPLHDNIAVFEKLVNLTYPCIFFEDKVLYTQRIYADGLIDDLFSYEFLDSAKNFARIYADSFEENNCLLISPGGLVPRCLAAARELFIDWEIETQIIVPSQLYPFELETIIDLLTDSTHIFIVEDSVAGGTWGSEVAHQIYSRLWGKLKNPVKLVHSKNSIIPSSAHLEKQVIVQKEDICNSVKEAVLYV is encoded by the coding sequence ATGGAAACTACTCTAAAGAGAACTGAGCGAGTTGTTGAGAATTTAAATCGTGGACTACATCATATATTTGCTGTAGATCCTCAAGTTTTTTTAATTGGTGAAGATATACTCGACCCCTATGGAGGAGCATTCAAAGTTGGTAAAGGATTATCTTCTAATTACCCAGATAGAGTTTTAACTACACCAATTAGCGAAGAAGCAATTGTGGGGATAGGTGGTGGTTTGGCTTTGTGTGGCAATAAACCTATTATCGAAATCATGTTTGGTGATTTCATTGCCTTGGGATTCGATCAGATTTTAAACTTTGTTTCTAAATCTGTATCAATGTATGGCACAAAATTAGACTTAAATATGATTGTTCGCTGTGCAGTGGGTGGTAATAGAGGATATGGCCCGACTCATAGCCAAAGTTTGCAAAAGCATTTTGTTGGTATTCCCAATTTATATTTATTTGAATTATCGCCATTGCATGATAATATTGCAGTGTTTGAAAAGTTGGTTAATTTAACTTACCCCTGCATCTTTTTTGAAGATAAGGTACTCTATACTCAAAGAATTTACGCTGATGGATTGATTGACGATCTGTTTAGTTATGAATTTTTAGATTCTGCCAAGAATTTCGCTAGAATTTATGCCGATAGTTTTGAAGAAAATAACTGCTTACTAATTTCACCAGGGGGATTAGTACCAAGATGTTTAGCTGCGGCGCGGGAATTATTTATTGATTGGGAAATTGAAACTCAGATTATTGTTCCTAGTCAACTATATCCTTTTGAATTAGAAACCATCATAGATTTATTAACCGATAGCACTCATATCTTTATTGTGGAAGATAGTGTAGCTGGCGGTACGTGGGGGAGTGAAGTTGCTCATCAAATCTACAGTAGGCTTTGGGGTAAATTAAAAAACCCTGTCAAATTGGTTCACTCGAAAAATAGTATTATTCCTTCTTCTGCTCATTTAGAGAAGCAGGTGATTGTGCAGAAGGAAGATATTTGCAATTCTGTCAAGGAAGCCGTATTATATGTATGA
- a CDS encoding type I polyketide synthase, protein MSNNFNEKAIAIIGMSGRFPKANNLDEYWQNLKNGVECISFLSDEELAAEGVDASTLNDPKYVKASPMIDNVEYFDAGFFGYSPREAKLIDPQHRVFLECAWEALEDAGCDPENYESPIGFYAGASINTYILDCILGDRLRPKLDFESFLETFVGSDKDFLTSRVSYRLNLRGPSVTVQTACSTSLVAVHLACQGLLNGDCDMALAGAISVRVPHRAGYYYRGGGIVSPDGHCRAFDAEAGGTVFGSGGGIVVLKKLANALEDGDRIHAIIRATAINNDGALKTSYTAPGVIGQKNAIIDALSKAGISPETISYIEAHGTGTPIGDPIEINALTQAFHTQTQKQGFCAIGSVKPNIGHLDVASGMAGLIKLILALKHQQIPPSINFNQPNPRIDFASSPFYVNTKLSPWQTNQIPRRAGVTALGLGGTNAHAILEEAPTGDRVGDGGNGYYLLPISARSSEALKCLAKSYQDFLSTQGETLRDICYTASVRRSHHSHRLSLLARSPNELSQLLETYLQGELHSQITTGIQTPDRQHLPIFIFPGQGSQWLGMGRKLLQQEPAFKAAIVQCDEAISQYTNWSLLEQLILDEADSRLTEIDVIQPTLFAVEIALAMLWQSWGIKPAAVVGHSMGEVAAAYIAGILNLDDAAKIICKRSQVIKRVSGQGAMAVVGLSLEQAQKVIVGYENCVSVAVSNGPTSTVLSGDPKAIETILANLQAKNIFCRLVKVDVASHSPQMEPLQEELRQLLQGIQPQAATIPIYSTVTGKLIDGLDLDTTYWVKNLREPVLFSTAIQSLIGEGHEVFLEISPHPILTTAIEQGLQYSDRQGVVLPSLKRNEDELAVMLNSLGAVYTAGYPVNWRKLYPKGGNHIQLPTYPWQRQRYWLDRKIARKTPLPEETNKSAISEECTDLFYDLTWRLKPQQNSTSKNNQDSLWLIFGDRQGLGTALASQLQAQGATCHFVIPGNSYSESSQGYFTINPSDREDLQQLIKDVKANSQLPLRGIVHLWSLDIASAQVTETSLQDAEKLLCGSVLHLIQALVKNPPSDWPHLWLVTQNTQPVKSSVNSQALPQSLLWGLGRVIALEHPELWGGLIDLDKTTADQAAMLLAEIQTADGEDQIAWRNGQRYVARLVTSTVPKALKPLTEFNADGTYLITGGLGGLGLKLAAWLVAKGARHLVLTGRQGLPERSLWDTLPPDDKHKKAITAIQTLEAQGATVNVVQADVSNFSQMQAVFASNTHWRGIIHAAGISIPQNLAEMSLSTYQNVLAAKVSGTWILHQLTQNLQLDFLILFSSAAAIWGSSGLAPYASANHFLDILAHYRQGNNLPALSVNWGSWDEINVVAAEVQSLWSRVGLKPMAVTQTLEALKLCLQSGVVQKTVADVDWSIFKPTYEVRRHRPLLEELGQPQKKQENSAVTKPELLLQLEKSLAGDRHNLLITHLQMIVSEILDLDPENPPENQQGFFQMGMDSLMSIQLKNRLEASLNHPLPSTLAFDYPNIEMLANYLTQEVLYPIFHQHLETTQDTPTQPTSQNQSNSLDELFLQIESLSEDAVTQLFLN, encoded by the coding sequence TTGTCTAATAACTTTAACGAAAAAGCGATCGCAATTATCGGGATGTCGGGACGTTTCCCCAAAGCAAACAACCTGGATGAATACTGGCAAAATCTCAAAAATGGGGTTGAATGTATCTCATTTCTGAGCGATGAGGAACTAGCGGCGGAAGGTGTAGATGCTTCTACCCTCAACGATCCCAAGTATGTCAAAGCCAGTCCGATGATTGACAATGTGGAATACTTCGATGCCGGATTCTTTGGCTATTCACCTAGAGAAGCCAAACTCATTGATCCTCAACATCGTGTATTTCTAGAGTGTGCTTGGGAAGCTTTAGAAGATGCTGGGTGCGACCCTGAGAACTATGAAAGCCCCATCGGTTTTTATGCAGGCGCGAGTATTAATACTTACATACTGGATTGTATTTTAGGCGATCGCTTGCGTCCTAAACTTGATTTTGAAAGCTTCCTGGAAACCTTCGTTGGTAGTGACAAAGACTTTCTCACCAGTCGCGTATCTTACAGATTAAATTTGAGAGGGCCTAGCGTCACAGTCCAAACGGCTTGTTCCACTTCCTTAGTTGCAGTACATTTAGCTTGTCAAGGCTTGTTGAATGGCGACTGCGATATGGCTTTGGCTGGGGCAATTTCCGTCAGAGTACCTCATCGTGCTGGTTATTACTATCGTGGTGGTGGTATTGTTTCTCCTGATGGACATTGCCGCGCCTTTGATGCCGAGGCTGGGGGGACTGTTTTCGGTAGCGGTGGTGGTATTGTCGTTTTGAAGAAGTTAGCGAATGCTTTAGAAGATGGCGATCGCATTCATGCCATCATTCGGGCGACAGCAATTAACAATGATGGTGCCCTCAAAACTAGTTACACTGCACCAGGGGTAATCGGACAGAAAAACGCCATCATTGATGCTTTATCCAAAGCTGGGATTAGTCCTGAAACCATCTCATACATCGAAGCTCACGGCACTGGGACTCCCATTGGCGACCCCATCGAAATCAATGCCTTAACCCAGGCATTTCACACACAAACTCAAAAACAGGGATTTTGTGCGATTGGTTCGGTCAAGCCAAATATCGGTCATTTGGATGTAGCATCGGGTATGGCTGGACTAATCAAACTGATTCTGGCTTTGAAACATCAGCAGATACCACCAAGTATTAACTTTAACCAACCAAATCCCCGCATTGATTTTGCCAGTAGTCCCTTTTACGTCAATACAAAACTCTCGCCTTGGCAAACCAATCAAATTCCCCGCCGCGCTGGAGTTACAGCCCTTGGACTAGGGGGGACTAATGCCCATGCGATTCTTGAGGAAGCGCCAACGGGGGATAGGGTGGGAGATGGGGGAAATGGGTATTATTTACTACCTATTTCAGCCAGGAGTTCAGAAGCTTTAAAGTGTTTAGCAAAGTCCTATCAAGACTTTCTTAGCACTCAAGGAGAAACTCTACGAGACATTTGCTACACCGCCAGCGTCCGCCGTAGTCATCATAGTCACCGCCTGAGCTTGTTAGCTCGTTCCCCCAATGAACTATCGCAGTTACTAGAAACATATCTCCAGGGAGAACTACATTCCCAGATTACAACGGGTATCCAAACTCCAGATCGTCAGCATCTACCGATTTTTATCTTCCCTGGACAAGGTTCTCAGTGGTTAGGTATGGGGCGCAAATTATTACAGCAAGAACCTGCATTTAAGGCTGCTATAGTTCAGTGTGACGAAGCTATCAGTCAGTATACAAATTGGTCATTACTCGAACAATTGATACTTGATGAAGCTGATTCACGTTTGACAGAAATTGATGTTATCCAACCGACTTTATTTGCCGTTGAGATAGCCTTGGCAATGCTTTGGCAATCATGGGGGATTAAACCTGCGGCTGTCGTCGGTCACAGCATGGGTGAAGTAGCAGCAGCTTATATTGCAGGTATCTTAAACTTAGACGATGCCGCCAAGATTATCTGTAAGCGCAGCCAAGTAATTAAACGGGTTAGCGGTCAGGGTGCAATGGCTGTGGTTGGTTTGTCTTTGGAACAAGCCCAAAAGGTGATAGTTGGCTATGAAAACTGCGTATCTGTAGCCGTGAGCAATGGCCCGACATCCACTGTTTTATCAGGCGATCCCAAGGCGATAGAAACTATTCTGGCGAACTTACAAGCCAAAAATATTTTTTGCCGCTTAGTGAAAGTAGATGTCGCTTCCCACAGTCCGCAAATGGAACCTTTACAAGAGGAACTGCGGCAACTTTTACAAGGAATTCAACCTCAAGCAGCAACTATCCCCATCTATTCCACAGTCACGGGTAAATTAATTGATGGTTTGGATTTAGATACAACCTATTGGGTAAAGAATTTGCGGGAGCCTGTATTGTTCTCGACGGCTATTCAAAGCTTGATAGGTGAAGGACATGAAGTTTTTCTCGAAATTAGCCCGCATCCAATTTTAACCACAGCTATCGAGCAAGGACTACAGTATAGCGATCGCCAAGGTGTTGTACTTCCTTCCCTCAAACGCAACGAAGATGAATTAGCTGTGATGCTCAATTCCCTTGGTGCGGTGTATACTGCTGGATATCCTGTAAATTGGCGCAAACTCTATCCCAAAGGTGGCAACCACATTCAACTACCCACTTATCCCTGGCAACGTCAGCGATACTGGTTAGATAGAAAAATTGCCCGCAAAACGCCACTTCCAGAAGAAACGAATAAATCTGCAATATCAGAAGAATGCACCGATTTGTTCTATGATCTAACCTGGCGGTTAAAACCACAGCAAAATTCCACTAGTAAAAATAACCAAGATAGTTTGTGGTTAATCTTTGGCGATCGTCAAGGCTTAGGAACTGCCTTAGCATCCCAATTACAGGCGCAAGGTGCAACTTGTCACTTTGTAATTCCTGGAAATAGTTACAGCGAATCTTCACAAGGATATTTCACAATCAATCCTAGCGATCGCGAAGATTTGCAGCAACTAATCAAAGATGTAAAGGCGAACAGTCAGCTACCTCTGCGGGGAATCGTGCATTTGTGGAGCCTGGATATTGCTTCCGCACAAGTCACCGAAACATCCTTGCAAGATGCCGAAAAGTTACTCTGCGGTAGCGTGCTGCACTTGATTCAAGCCTTGGTGAAAAATCCCCCGTCCGACTGGCCGCATTTATGGTTAGTCACGCAAAACACCCAACCAGTGAAATCTTCCGTCAATTCTCAGGCGCTACCCCAATCACTTTTATGGGGACTGGGAAGGGTGATAGCACTGGAACACCCAGAACTGTGGGGTGGTTTAATTGACCTTGATAAAACCACCGCAGACCAAGCAGCCATGCTGTTGGCAGAAATCCAAACAGCCGACGGAGAGGATCAAATTGCTTGGCGTAATGGTCAAAGATATGTTGCACGTCTCGTCACCAGTACCGTGCCAAAGGCATTGAAGCCGTTAACAGAATTTAATGCCGATGGCACTTACTTAATCACAGGTGGTTTAGGAGGACTAGGTTTAAAGCTAGCAGCTTGGTTAGTCGCCAAAGGTGCAAGACACCTAGTTCTCACAGGTAGACAAGGACTCCCAGAGCGTTCTTTATGGGATACCTTACCGCCAGATGACAAGCACAAAAAGGCAATTACAGCCATTCAAACATTAGAAGCTCAAGGTGCAACAGTCAACGTTGTGCAAGCGGATGTCAGCAACTTTAGCCAGATGCAAGCTGTATTTGCCAGCAATACTCACTGGCGCGGCATCATCCATGCGGCTGGGATTTCCATCCCTCAAAACTTGGCAGAGATGAGTTTAAGCACATATCAAAATGTATTAGCAGCCAAAGTTAGCGGTACTTGGATATTGCATCAGTTGACTCAAAATCTCCAACTAGACTTTTTGATTTTGTTTTCCTCAGCCGCCGCCATCTGGGGTTCTAGCGGACTTGCGCCTTATGCGTCAGCAAACCACTTCTTGGATATTTTGGCTCATTATCGCCAAGGAAACAACTTACCAGCATTGAGTGTTAACTGGGGTAGTTGGGATGAGATAAACGTTGTTGCAGCTGAAGTCCAAAGCCTGTGGTCGCGTGTCGGGTTAAAACCGATGGCTGTCACACAAACTCTAGAAGCATTGAAGTTATGTTTGCAATCAGGTGTAGTACAAAAAACAGTTGCAGATGTTGACTGGAGTATCTTTAAACCCACTTATGAAGTCAGACGACACAGACCGCTACTAGAAGAGTTGGGACAACCGCAGAAAAAACAAGAAAATAGCGCTGTAACCAAGCCAGAGCTATTGTTGCAGCTAGAGAAGAGTTTAGCAGGCGATCGCCACAACTTACTCATCACTCATCTGCAAATGATCGTGAGTGAGATTTTGGATCTCGACCCAGAAAATCCTCCCGAAAACCAGCAAGGATTTTTCCAAATGGGGATGGATTCTCTCATGTCTATCCAACTAAAAAATCGGCTAGAAGCAAGTTTAAACCATCCCCTACCTTCAACCCTAGCTTTTGATTATCCCAACATCGAAATGCTAGCTAACTATCTAACACAAGAAGTACTATATCCAATTTTCCATCAACATCTTGAAACAACCCAAGATACACCTACACAGCCAACATCACAAAATCAAAGTAATAGCTTAGATGAGCTTTTCTTGCAAATAGAATCGCTTTCCGAAGACGCAGTAACACAGTTATTTTTGAACTAG
- a CDS encoding acyl carrier protein, which produces METLTDIFSDVLNISPLEITDQLSPNTLKNWNSMAHMKLVMAIEEAYDIVFTVDDVKSVKSFADARQILLQKGVES; this is translated from the coding sequence TTGGAAACCCTAACAGATATTTTTTCAGATGTATTAAACATCTCCCCTTTAGAAATCACAGATCAACTCAGCCCCAATACTCTCAAAAATTGGAACAGTATGGCGCACATGAAGCTAGTAATGGCTATAGAAGAAGCCTACGATATAGTCTTCACAGTTGACGATGTGAAATCTGTAAAATCCTTCGCAGACGCTCGCCAAATTCTACTTCAAAAAGGAGTCGAATCTTAA